Proteins encoded by one window of Aspergillus puulaauensis MK2 DNA, chromosome 4, nearly complete sequence:
- a CDS encoding uncharacterized protein (TransMembrane:1 (o24-46i)), with the protein MANSTLTGHVHPSDPDGAKAADEIIILILGAVVFVTFALGLVSQLCETPIFFSRRRQYWDDEDGEDEYQYYGLDESDEMNAMSDLEAGTCTAAQLPLRSATRYGSITPHIMDINGVTKMVLVVDAATPPTEGALDAYTEWFATWQRRIDSYREQRLLDESAPLLGDWS; encoded by the exons ATGGCCAACTCCACCCTCACCGGCCACGTCCACCCATCAGACCCAGACGGAGCCAAAGCCGCCGACGAGATCATCATATTGATCCTTGGCGCTGTCGTCTTTGTGACTTTCGCGCTTGGCCTGGTGTCCCAG CTCTGCGAGACaccaatcttcttctcccgaCGAAGGCAGTACTgggacgacgaagacggcgaggacgagtACCAGTATTATGGCCTCGACGAGTCCGATGAGATGAATGCAATGTCCGATCTCGAGGCCGGCACCTGCACCGCCGCCCAACTGCCCCTCCGATCGGCGACTCGGTACGGGAGCATCACCCCGCATATCATGGATATAAATGGGGTCACGAAAATGGTTCTCGTTGTTGATGCCGCCACCCCGCCGACTGAAGGCGCACTTGATGCTTACACTGAGTGGTTTGCGACGTGGCAGAGGCGCATTGATTCGTATCGCGAGCAGCGGCTTTTGGATGAGAGCGCTCCTTTGCTGGGGGATTGGTCTTAA
- a CDS encoding tRNA (34-2'-O)-methyltransferase regulator RTT10 (COG:S;~EggNog:ENOG410QE9U;~InterPro:IPR036322,IPR015943,IPR019775,IPR001680, IPR017986;~PFAM:PF00400;~go_function: GO:0005515 - protein binding [Evidence IEA]) gives MNSSLEHVDACVPVTTIRAFDFGDSRLVLLGQGLFARLIEEGSGKVLTSLKVFKISHLHGFTVLRDEQEEGHRHVKLLAWGGQSLRLIDLKYSEGSARELPVTSLVASSAEYLAPDWVSAGCAPSTTNDGSTAYFVTAHNAVFGISVVENISSTYEKAIHVRQLVVGVKSILYSAQIIPIAPSHLVVAAGTVFGEIIVWSCFVRESQGSAANAVGSIHHFFTGHEGSIFDVEISPAIANLHGDRPGRLLASCSDDRTVRIWDISDCEHASPDEPSAYSTDGFDLRCTGFGNVTDGKETNSESCIVSAFGHGARIWGVDFVPRQPDNGKLSLVSRGEDACCLVWDLAWERSLSQKPEFKLTNTCSLRQHSGKHIWSLGMCTTGAETTVYTGGNDGAVRTFNLVQEAEELLCPNRTTRMAVTLGSEDTSASAKVTMRAFAFVSPDCFLATTTAGEVQIRWVEAHNPIDRRMACETLFVDEDLGSYSVISGLPSRGVALIGSKQGLIRFYDHQARSFTNVVTVGQRPVTLHLLDYQPQTSDSPAVITFLTTNATPITADLFHVHLSPDTEPQVERATVHFTQGFEVACASLVHNNDYLAVGSRYGSLAVYKRVPTGSLHLLMKVDRVHSKDGLTKIVPFTSLSLAPTDSKYFLTCGRDGTYRVNVLEISESAMSLRTLHTPTTLGFHLEGAYIDSSSQELMFYGFGGMSFVIWNESTHSEVARIHCGGGHRRWAFHPSSERPGEALVIWSQGGFNAAHINAHASRSIRAGGHGREIKALGTFQPPNGGSPLLVTGSEDTALRIFTPKPPHRSGPWGALECVRVLTAHDSAPQHIGWSKDGKFLFTSSAMEDFFVWKISSIPVFGLAAALQGWCPKSNPNSELRVTSFDILDVDDGQAEASFLLCLTYSNSTIKVFHLSCVNDDGYFTLLASGTYTSNCLTQVRFLRTALSLYLITTSTDGHFTLWDITTALEPFYTFSETLRLEQSLSSINKIEENIVCESRHQIHSNSIKSIDLVHLSDTTTLVIAGGDDNAITLSLLYTDNKDDETSGRAATISIPDAHTASVNDVKAVEKSITVSDGVMHLNIASSGNDHRVKLWRVTIDVKDRPTLSGIQVQNLVDRYSSVADISSLDVFQDEGETKLVVCGVGMEMFTVDI, from the exons ATGAATTCCTCACTCGAA CACGTTGATGCCTGCGTCCCAGTCACCACAATCCGGGCATTCGATTTCGGAGATTCCAGGCTAGTACTTCTTGGCCAAGGACTATTTGCGCGTCTTATTGAAGAGGGAAGTGGGAAAGTCCTGACATCTCTCAAAGTCTTCAAGATAAGCCACCTTCACGGGTTTACGGTCCTGCGAGATGAGCAAGAAGAGGGGCATCGCCATGTTAAACTTCTAGCATGGGGAGGCCAATCCCTGAGACTTATTGACTTGAAGTACTCAGAGGGCAGCGCAAGGGAATTGCCAGTCACTTCTTTGGTGGCTTCAAGTGCCGAGTACTTGGCCCCAGATTGGGTTTCGGCTGGATGCGCACCGAGTACCACAAATGATGGCAGTACGGCGTACTTCGTAACGGCGCATAATGCTGTCTTTGGCATTTCTGTAGTCGAGAATATTTCGTCAACATACGAGAAAGCAATACATGTTCGGCAACTCGTGGTGGGAGTCAAGTCTATCTTATATTCCGCGCAAATTATCCCGATTGCTCCTTCCCACCTCGTGGTGGCAGCTGGAACAGTCTTTGGCGAAATAATAGTCTGGTCATGTTTTGTCCGCGAGAGTCAAGGCTCGGCCGCCAATGCGGTCGGTTCGATACACCACTTTTTCACGGGACATGAAGGGTCTATATTCGACGTTGAGATATCCCCTGCGATTGCTAATCTGCACGGAGATCGTCCTGGCAGGCTACTGGCTAGCTGTAGTGACGACCGGACCGTTAGAATTTGGGACATATCAGATTGTGAGCACGCGTCCCCGGACGAGCCATCCGCTTATTCCACGGATGGCTTCGATCTCCGGTGTACTGGCTTTGGCAATGTGACCGACGGGAAGGAAACGAATTCAGAATCCTGTATTGTCAGCGCGTTTGGCCACGGAGCTCGGATATGGGGAGTGGATTTCGTTCCCCGGCAGCCTGACAATGGAAAGCTGAGCCTGGTCTCCCGCGGGGAGGATGCGTGTTGTTTAGTGTGGGATCTCGCCTGGGAGCGGTCGTTGTCCCAAAAGCCAGAATTTAAACTAACCAACACATGCTCTCTCCGCCAACACAGCGGCAAGCATATCTGGTCTCTTGGGATGTGTACCACCGGCGCGGAGACAACAGTCTACACCGGAGGAAATGATGGTGCCGTCCGGACTTTCAATCTCGTCCAGGAGGCAGAAGAGTTATTATGTCCTAATCGGACTACTCGCATGGCGGTTACATTAGGCTCGGAGGATACCAGTGCTAGTGCTAAAGTTACCATGAGagccttcgccttcgttTCTCCAGACTGTTTCCTCGCAACGACGACCGCCGGGGAAGTCCAAATTCGTTGGGTCGAGGCTCATAACCCTATTGACCGACGCATGGCTTGCGAAACTCTGTTCGTGGACGAGGATCTTGGGTCCTATTCCGTAATATCGGGTCTGCCATCCCGAGGTGTTGCTCTCATCGGAAGCAAGCAAGGGCTCATTCGGTTCTACGATCACCAAGCCAGATCCTTCACCAATGTGGTGACAGTGGGTCAACGGCCGGTTACTCTACACCTCTTAGACTACCAACCACAGACATCCGACTCACCGGCGGTGATTACTTTCCTAACAACAAACGCAACCCCTATCACCGCCGATTTATTCCACGTCCACCTCTCGCCCGATACAGAGCCTCAGGTGGAGAGAGCGACAGTGCATTTTACACAGGGGTTTGAGGTTGCTTGTGCGTCCCTGGTCCACAACAACGACTATCTGGCCGTCGGCTCCAGATATGGATCACTGGCGGTATACAAAAGGGTGCCAACGGGTTCTTTACATCTGCTCATGAAGGTTGACAGGGTCCACAGCAAGGATGGCTTGACCAAAATAGTGCCATTCACTTCACTTTCTCTTGCGCCGACCGATAGTAAATACTTTTTGACCTGCGGACGGGATGGAACCTACCGCGTTAACGTCTTGGAAATATCCGAAAGCGCCATGTCCCTTCGCACCCTACACACTCCTACCACGCTGGGATTCCATCTCGAGGGCGCCTACATTGATAGCTCTTCGCAGGAGCTCATGTTCTACGGATTTGGCGGCATGAGCTTCGTTATCTGGAACGAATCCACCCATTCCGAGGTCGCAAGGATccactgcggcggcggccatcGGCGCTGGGCATTCCATCCGAGCAGCGAAAGGCCTGGCGAGGCTCTAGTCATTTGGTCACAGGGTGGCTTCAATGCAGCTCATATCAATGCGCACGCCTCACGCTCAATTCGCGCTGGCGGACATGGAAGAGAAATAAAGGCACTGGGGACTTTCCAACCTCCTAATGGCGGGAGCCCTTTGCTTGTCACTGGGTCTGAGGATACAGCGCTGCGCATTTTCACGCCGAAACCACCACATAGGTCAGGCCCGTGGGGAGCATTGGAGTGTGTACGGGTTCTGACAGCACATGACTCTGCACCACAACATATCGGTTGGTCGAAGGATGGGAAATTCCTGTTTACGAGTAGTGCTATGGAGgacttcttcgtctggaAAATCAGTTCAATCCCCGTGTTTGGTTTGGCGGCGGCTCTTCAGGGGTGGTGCCCGAAAAGCAATCCGAATTCTGAGCTTCGAGTGACGAGTTTTGATATTTTGGATGTGGATGACGGGCAGGCTGAAGCTAGCTTCTTGCTCTGTCTGACATATTCCAACTCTACGATCAAG GTCTTCCATTTATCATGCGTCAACGACGACGGTTATTTCACACTTTTGGCTAGTGGCACGTATACGAGCAATTGCCTCACCCAAGTACGATTCTTACGAACCGCATTATCATTATACCTGATAACAACCTCAACGGACGGGCACTTCACGCTCTGGGACATAACTACAGCGTTGGAGCCATTCTATACATTCAGCGAGACCCTGCGCTTGGAACAGTCCCTCAGCTCTATCAATAAAATAGAGGAAAACATTGTCTGCGAAAGCCGACACCAAATTCACTCGAACAGCATAAAGTCGATAGACCTAGTTCACTTGTCCGACACCACGACACTAGTGATCGCAGGAGGCGACGACAACGCGATCACGCTCTCCCTCCTCTACACAGACAACAAAGACGACGAAACAAGCGGCCGCGCAGCTACAATCTCAATCCCAGATGCGCACACAGCATCTGTGAACGACGTCAAAGCGGTCGAGAAGTCTATAACTGTGAGCGACGGGGTTATGCATCTCAATATCGCTTCTTCAGGAAACGACCACCGAGTCAAGCTCTGGCGCGTGACCATCGATGTGAAAGATCGTCCGACCTTGAGCGGGATCCAGGTGCAAAATCTGGTTGACCGGTACAGCTCCGTGGCGGATATTTCGTCGCTGGATGTTTTCCAAGACGAGGGCGAAACTAAGCTCGTTGTTTGCGGGGTCGGGATGGAAATGTTCACAGTGGACATTTGA
- a CDS encoding SGNH/GDSL hydrolase family protein (CAZy:CE16;~COG:I;~EggNog:ENOG410Q1TN;~InterPro:IPR001087,IPR036514;~PFAM:PF00657;~SECRETED:SignalP(1-17);~go_function: GO:0016788 - hydrolase activity, acting on ester bonds [Evidence IEA]), translated as MRFILCLMAGAIPMVLAQPRRRQANELTYFFTFGNSYTQTGFSTTGEQPSASNPMGNPALGTGTTTGGVNWVGYLTTEQNASLVLSYDLAIGGATIDDSLIPSSQGDLVSQVETFEQAYSSKPDSAPWTAENAVFAFWIGVNDIGAVFYNTDADTFIPQLMDRLSSLVEQVISAGGRKFLFLNVPPTGRTPFFLAQGEQTVEQHAAYLDVYNQQLESLVTGLSANTEVTAVLYDSWSFMTDVLDNPADYGFPDATSINEDGVSSVWWNDYHPSAKYHQLQAEDMKAVLAPLGW; from the exons ATGAGGTTCATACTATGCCTGATGGCCGGTGCCATCCCAATGGTACTTGCCCAGCCGCGGCGCCGACAGGCCAACGAACTGACCTACTTCTTCACATT TGGCAATTCGTATACGCAGACTGGCTTCAGCACGACAGGCGAGCAACCATCCGCTTCGAATCCGATGGGGAATCCAGCCTTGG GAACCGGCACGACAACTGGCGGCGTCAACTGGGTCGGGTACCTAACAACCGAGCAGAACGCATCACTTGTGCTCTCGTATGACCTCGCGATTGGGGGCGCGACGATCGACGACTCTCTCATTCCCTCTTCGCAGGGAGATCTAGTCAGCCAGGTAGAGACATTTGAGCAGGCGTACAGCAGCAAGCCAGATTCTGCGCCGTGGACGGCTGAGAATGCGGTGTTTGCGTTCTGGATTGGGGTGAACGA CATTGGAGCTGTCTTTTACAACACAGACGCGGACACGTTCATTCCGCAGTTGATGGACCGGCTTAGCTCTCTAGTTGAGCAGGTCATCAGCGCCGGGGGACGCAAGTTCCTGTTCTTGAATGTCCCGCCAACAGGTCGGACTCCGTTCTTCCTTGCACAGGGCGAACAAACGGTAGAGCAGCATGCGGCGTATTTGGATGTGTACAATCAGCAGCTTGAGTCGTTGGTGACGGGACTGAGCGCAAACACTGAG GTCACGGCTGTGCTCTATGACTCGTGGTCTTTTATGACGGATGTGCTGGATAACCCTGCCGACTACGGGTTCCCGGATGCTACAAGTATCAACGAGGACGGGGTGAGCTCTGTGTGGTGGAATGACTACCATCCCTCGGCGAAGTATCACCAGCTGCAGGCCGAGGACATGAAGGCAGTTCTGGCACCGTTGGGGTGGTAG
- the PIL1 gene encoding Eisosome component PIL1/LSP1 family protein (COG:S;~EggNog:ENOG410PFSH;~InterPro:IPR028245,IPR027267;~PFAM:PF13805), translating into MHRTYSMRQSRLPTASQIETPPPPLSSTKTNRWMGKGGFGHAFRKNAAGAFGPDLARKLSQLVKMEKNVMRSMELVSKERMETAQQLSIWGENCDEDVSDVTDKLGVLLYEVGELEDMYVDRYDQYRVTIKSIRNIEASVQPSRDRKQKITDEIAKLKYKDPNSPRIVVLEQELVRAEAESLVAEAQLSNITREKLKAAFQYQFDALREHCEKVAMIAGYGKHLLDLIDDTPVTPGETRQAYDGYDASKAIIQDCEDALANWVTSKATVKSSLSQRSRTLSQRHRENVAKGRENGVDLTTQDQPLRGDRDSWVAAEQHHSYHNGVEDGEDVGSDIGDIRGREEEPVAV; encoded by the exons ATGCATCGTACATACTCTATGCGCCAGTCGCGTCTGCCGACTGCCTCCCAAATCGaaactcctccaccaccgctcTCCTCAACCAAGACGAACAGATGGATGGGCAAAGGTGGCTTTG GCCACGCCTTCCGCAAAAATGCCGCTGGCGCTTTCGGGCCTGACCTAGCGCGCAAGCTCTCCCAGCTCgtcaagatggagaagaatgTCATGCGCAGCATGGAGTTGGTCTCCAAGGAGCGTATGGAGACAGCA CAACAACTCTCCATCTGGGGTGAGAACTGCGATGAAGATGTTTCGGATGTCACGGATAAGCTCGGCGTCTTGCTCTATGAAGTTGGAGAACTCGAAGATATGTATGTCGACCGCTACGACCAATACCGAGTTACCATCAAGAGCATCCGCAACATTGAGGCATCCGTACAGCCCAGCCGTGACC GCAAGCAAAAGATTACCGACGAAATCGCGAAACTGAAGTACAAGGATCCAAACTCCCCTCGCATTGTCGTCCTGGAACAGGAACTTGTCCGCGCTGAAGCCGAGTCCCTCGTCGCCGAGGCTCAACTCTCCAACATTACTCgtgagaagctcaaggcaGCGTTCCAGTACCAGTTCGATGCTCTGCGTGAGCACTGCGAGAAGGTTGCCATGATTGCCGGCTACGGGAAACACCTTCTCGATCTCATCGATGACACCCCCGTCACCCCCGGTGAGACCCGCCAGGCGTACGACGGATATGATGCCAGCAAGGCCATCATTCAGGACTGCGAAGATGCCCTTGCCAACTGGGTCACCTCCAAGGCTACAGTCAAGTCCAGCCTGTCTCAACGTTCGCGTACGCTTTCTCAACGTCACCGGGAGAATGTCGCCAAGGGCCGTGAGAACGGTGTTGACCTAACAACTCAGGACCAGCCTTTGAGGGGTGACCGGGACTCATGGGTTGCCGCTGAGCAGCACCACAGCTACCACAACGGTGTagaggacggcgaggatgtcgGTAGCGATATCGGAGACATTCGTGgccgcgaagaagagccagTTGCCGTCTAA
- the RAD2 gene encoding ssDNA endodeoxyribonuclease RAD2 (BUSCO:EOG09260B3H;~COG:L;~EggNog:ENOG410PGTD;~InterPro:IPR006086,IPR006084,IPR006085,IPR019974, IPR001044,IPR036279,IPR008918,IPR029060,IPR003903;~PFAM:PF02809,PF00867,PF00752;~go_component: GO:0005634 - nucleus [Evidence IEA];~go_function: GO:0003677 - DNA binding [Evidence IEA];~go_function: GO:0003697 - single-stranded DNA binding [Evidence IEA];~go_function: GO:0003824 - catalytic activity [Evidence IEA];~go_function: GO:0004518 - nuclease activity [Evidence IEA];~go_function: GO:0004519 - endonuclease activity [Evidence IEA];~go_function: GO:0016788 - hydrolase activity, acting on ester bonds [Evidence IEA];~go_process: GO:0006289 - nucleotide-excision repair [Evidence IEA]), whose translation MGVQGLWTIVQPCARPVKLETLNRKRLAVDASIWIYQFLKAVRDKEGNALRNSHIVGFFRRICKLLYFGIKPVFVFDGGAPILKRQTIANRKKRREGRREDAVQTASKLLAVQLQRTAEQEVAKRKSRGRQAEEEVPDNPVYVEENFMTDKQKQQSRTFKKKDAYHLPDMQVSLQEMGAPNDPRIMSQEELEEYARQFHRGEDINLYDFSKIDFDSPFFLSLPATDRYNILNAARLRSRLRMGYSKEQLDHMFPDRMAFSKFQIERVKERNDLTQRLMNINGMNDDLAFYNSGQRIAGERGKEYVLVKDNSVEGGWVLGVVGNKEGSQQEKPIDVDQYFHHEIVPEAEESSDEGGFEDVPIEGLNRLPKLSFLQPGVLDDSLSHGIDDQNADADSLFVPDHNRDAQHNRAITDDIFEGAAPSEDEDLQRAIEMSLQPTDHIEYDMDMPEIPVNRIASPIESASKTAVEPMEESDDEVDFAAALVQSKRTEKAPAKAVPSHSFDGPLPFETLKLKKPFDEKTSEQQEVEPDAGGFEKASSKAVKESIPLPPWFSGQQQNPEFIADRHDTEALKNYRDTAMKPDHLFLKNHRLPGVIDVDQFPENKVIKLDPETPAEADTGTASSQVTAPTEVKESQMSPKRQGIPSADDKPSNLLEQAVKSEQDAYEWEATDDEKSDRSPSPEFENIMMQPKESVHDGNDGNAERSPSPEFEDVAVHPEEAVLNSPLQHQIELNQPIDIVEDEGFSDPEDEELMRQLAAEGEEHVRFAATLNSASQNQGTFDYEQELKQLRTQQKKDRRDADEVTQIMITECQQLLSLFGIPYITAPMEAEAQCAELVSLGLVDGIITDDSDIFLFGGTRVYKNMFNQSKYVECYLTTDLEKEYALHRRKLISFAHLLGSDYTDGIPGVGPVTALEILTEFGALEEFRDWWTQVQTGVDVSSGSHAAFYKKFRKQATKIFLPPTFPDTRVDTAYLEPEADRDPSTFQWGIPDLHGLRNFLMATIGWSQERTDEVLVPVIRDINQREEVGTQSNITGFFNGPQGAGAFAPRVRSGGQSRMEKAFSRLRREAEAGSNPSQDLDHNDVEASPRDSAKNQATPGQSRRKRKSNKRGRPEPRVAAEDGEGSGQSGDDTTTKKSRGRKAAKT comes from the coding sequence ATGGGTGTTCAAGGACTCTGGACTATTGTCCAACCTTGCGCTCGGCCCGTGAAACTCGAAACCCTCAACAGGAAGCGACTTGCTGTTGATGCGTCCATCTGGATCTATCAGTTTCTGAAAGCTGTTCGCGACAAGGAAGGAAATGCCCTCCGCAACTCACATATTGTCGGATTCTTCCGCCGAATATGTAAACTCCTGTACTTCGGAATCAAGCCCGTTTTCGTCTTTGACGGCGGCGCCCCCATCTTGAAGCGACAAACGATTGCGAATCGAAAGAAGAGACGCGAAGGCCGCAGGGAAGATGCAGTACAAACGGCAAGTAAGTTGCTTGCAGTGCAGCTGCAACGTACTGCGGAGCAAGAGGTAGCCAAGCGCAAGAGCCGGGGGAGGCaagcggaagaggaagtccCGGACAATCCGGTTTACGTCGAGGAGAATTTCATGACCGACAAACAAAAACAGCAGTCTCGGACattcaagaagaaggatgccTACCATTTACCCGATATGCAGGTCTCACTTCAGGAAATGGGGGCGCCGAATGATCCGCGCATTATGTCACAAGAAGAGCTAGAAGAGTACGCGCGACAGTTTCACCGGGGCGAAGACATCAATCTTTATGATTTCTCTAAGATAGATTTTGACAGCCCTTTCTTCCTCAGTCTGCCAGCCACCGATCGTTACAACATCCTAAATGCCGCGAGGCTCAGAAGCCGGCTGCGTATGGGATACTCGAAGGAGCAGTTAGATCATATGTTTCCTGATCGCATGGCCTTTTCGAAATTTCAGATTGAGCGTGTAAAGGAAAGAAACGATCTCACCCAGCGCCTAATGAATATCAACGGCATGAATGATGATCTAGCGTTCTACAACTCTGGCCAGCGGATAGCAGGAGAACGTGGCAAGGAGTACGTGCTTGTCAAAGACAACTCGGTCGAAGGTGGCTGGGTATTAGGAGTTGTAGGTAATAAGGAGGGAAGTCAGCAAGAGAAGCCCATTGACGTCGACCAATACTTCCACCACGAGATCGTGCCTGAGGCGGAGGAGTCTTCCGACGAGGGAGGCTTCGAGGATGTGCCCATCGAGGGCCTAAACCGTCTTCCGAAACTCTCATTTCTTCAGCCAGGTGTACTTGACGATTCCTTGAGCCACGGTATTGATGATCAAAATGCAGATGCCGATTCTCTCTTTGTCCCAGACCACAACAGAGATGCTCAGCATAACCGTGCGATCACCGATGACATCTTTGAGGGTGCTGCACCaagcgaagatgaggacCTTCAAAGGGCGATTGAGATGTCTCTACAGCCCACTGACCATATCGAGTACGATATGGACATGCCAGAAATACCAGTCAATCGCATTGCGTCTCCAATAGAATCAGCCAGTAAGACGGCAGTTGAACCTATGGAGGAAAGCGACGACGAGGTAGACTTTGCGGCAGCTTTAGTACAATCGAAAAGGACTGAGAAGGCGCCTGCTAAAGCTGTCCCAAGCCATTCTTTTGATGGGCCACTACCCTTTGAAACTCTGAAGCTCAAAAAGCCTTTTGACGAGAAGACATCGGAGCAGCAAGAAGTCGAGCCGGACGCAGGTGGATTTGAAAAGGCGTCATCTAAGGCCGTCAAAGAAAGCATCCCTCTGCCCCCTTGGTTCTCtgggcagcagcaaaatccTGAATTTATTGCCGACCGACACGATACTGAGGCTTTGAAAAACTATCGCGACACGGCCATGAAGCCGGATCATTTGTTTCTGAAGAACCATCGATTACCCGGTGTCATAGATGTCGATCAATTTCCTGAGAACAAAGTTATCAAACTTGATCCAGAAACCCCTGCTGAAGCCGACACTGGAACGGCCTCGTCACAGGTTACAGCACCGACAGAAGTGAAAGAAAGCCAAATGTCTCCAAAGCGGCAAGGGATACCATCAGCAGATGATAAACCTTCAAATCTGCTCGAACAAGCTGTCAAGTCAGAACAGGATGCTTATGAATGGGAAGCGACCGATGATGAGAAATCTGATCGGTCCCCATCGCCCGAATTCGAAAATATTATGATGCAGCCCAAAGAATCCGTCCACGATGGTAATGACGGGAATGCCGAGCGTTCTCCATCGCCCGAATTCGAAGATGTTGCAGTGCATCCTGAGGAGGCGGTACTCAATTCTCCGCTGCAACACCAGATTGAGCTCAACCAACCGATTGATAtcgtcgaagatgaaggcTTCTCAGACCCAGAAGACGAAGAGCTCATGCGGCAGCTCGCGGCCGAGGGTGAGGAACATGTTCGGTTCGCCGCAACTCTGAACTCGGCATCACAAAACCAAGGTACATTCGATTACGAGCAAGAGCTCAAACAGCTTCGCACCCAGCAAAAGAAGGACCGCAGAGATGCGGACGAAGTGACACAGATCATGATCACAGAATGTCAGCAGTTGTTATCATTATTCGGAATACCGTATATCACCGCACCAATGGAGGCGGAAGCGCAGTGCGCTGAGTTGGTGTCCTTGGGGCTTGTGGATGGAATTATCACAGACGATAGTGATATCTTTCTGTTTGGTGGCACCCGTGTTTACAAGAACATGTTCAACCAGAGCAAGTACGTTGAGTGCTACCTTACTACAGACCTAGAGAAGGAGTACGCTCTGCATCGAAGGAAGCTGATCAGCTTCGCACATTTACTCGGAAGCGACTATACAGACGGGATTCCTGGGGTTGGCCCCGTGACAGCGCTAGAGATCCTGACAGAATTCGGGGCTCTTGAAGAATTCCGTGACTGGTGGACTCAGGTGCAGACAGGGGTCGACGTGTCAAGCGGTAGCCACGCGGCGTTCTACAAGAAATTCAGAAAGCAAGCGACGAAGATTTTCTTGCCACCCACGTTCCCAGACACGCGAGTAGATACCGCTTATCTGGAGCCAGAAGCGGACAGGGATCCGTCGACGTTCCAATGGGGCATACCCGATTTACATGGACTGCGAAACTTTCTAATGGCGACCATCGGTTGGAGCCAGGAAAGGACCGATGAAGTACTTGTGCCTGTCATTCGCGACATAaaccaaagagaagaagtgGGAACTCAAAGCAACATCACGGGTTTTTTTAATGGCCCTCAAGGAGCGGGAGCATTTGCGCCTCGAGTCCGGTCTGGCGGACAGAGcaggatggagaaggcgttTAGTCGACTCCGACgagaggctgaagctgggTCAAACCCTAGCCAGGACCTGGACCATAATGATGTCGAAGCAAGCCCTAGGGATTCGGCTAAAAACCAGGCTACCCCCGGCCAGTCTCGTCGAAAGAGGAAGAGTAACAAGCGAGGGCGACCTGAACCACGAGTGGCCGCagaggacggcgagggcagcGGCCAGAGTGGTGACGATACGACCACCAAAAAAAGTAGAGGTcgcaaggcagcaaagacCTGA